The sequence below is a genomic window from Streptomyces sudanensis.
ACGGCGCCGGGGCGACACGGCGCCGGATGAGCCGGACCGCCCTCCTGGAGCAGTTCGCCGACACGGACGGCGCCGCCGCGGTGCTCGACGCCTTCGTACGGGCCCGGCTGGTCACCGTGGACAGCGACACGGTCCAGATCACCCACGAGGCCCTGCTCCACGCCTGGCCGCGGCTGCGGGACTGGCTCCGTGCCGACCGGGCCGAGCTCCTGGCCCACCAGCAGCTGTCCCACGCGGCGGCCGAGTGGGAGCGGGAGGGCCGCGACCCGTCCGCGCTCTACCGGGGCGCCCGGCTGGACGGCGTGCGGGCCTGGCTGGACGACCCGGACGGCCGGCGCCGGCTGAGCCCGTGCGAGGAGGCCTTCCTGCGGGCCGGCCTGGAGGAGGAGCGCCGCCTGCGGGCCCTGGAGAGGCGGCACGCGCGGCTGCGGCAGTCCCTGTGCGCCACCCTCGGCCTGCTACTGGCGTTCGCGGTGACCGCCGGGGCCCTCACCTACCAGCAGCGCGGGGCCGCCCTCCACCAGGAGCGCCTCGCCCGCTCGCGGGCGCTCGCCGTCCAGTCCGCGTACCTCGCCGGCGGCCGGCCCGAGGCGTCGATGGTGCTCGCCGAGGAGGCGTACCGCCTGGAAGCGACCGCCGAGGCGCGCGGGGCGCTGCTCAGCACCCAGTCCCAGCCGTTCTCCGCGCGGCTGGAGGGCCATACGGGGCCGGTGAACGCCGTGGCCTTCGCGCCGGACGGGGTCTCGCTGGCGACGGCCAGTTCCGACGGCACGGTCGCCCTGCGCCGGACGGACGACCACCGCACGACCGCCACGTTCGCCGTTCCCGGCCGTGTGCGCTCGGTCGCCTTCGCGCCCGACGGCCGGATGCTCGCGGCCACCTCGACGGACGGTCCCGTGCACGTGTGGCCCGCTTCCGGCCGCGGCACGCGGACGGTCCTGCCCGACGCCACGAGGGGGGCCCGCGCGGTGGCGTTCGACCCCCGCGGGCGCGGGCTCGCCGTCGCCGCCGCGGACGGGACCGTCCAGGTGTGGGACCCCGCACGCCCGCACCGGCCCGTCGCCTTCTTCACCGGCCACGCCGGGAACGTCAACGCCCTGGCGTACTCCCCCGACGGCCGGACCCTGGTCTCGGCCGGCGCCGACCGGACCGTGCGGCTGTGGGACACCGGCCGCGCCCGCCCGCCGGTGGTGCTGAAGGGGCACACGGACGAGGTGCTCAGCGCGGCGGTCTCGCCGGACGGGCGCCAGATCGCCTCCGGCAGCATCGACCGGACCGTACGGCTCTGGGACCTGCCGGGACGCCGGCTGCTGACGACGCTCACCGGGAGCAGCGACGACATCAACGCGGTCGCGTACCTGCCCGGCGGCTCCACGGTCGTCAGCGGCAGCGGCGACGGCACCACCCGGCTCTGGGACGTGCGGCGCGGCGCCCCGCTGACGACCCTGACCGGGCACACCGACTACGTCCTCGGCGTGGCCGTGAACGCCACCGGAACGGTGCTGGCCACCGCCGGGTTCGACCAGTCGGTGGTGCTGTGGGACCTCGGCGGGCCGGTGCTGTCGGCCCGCCCGTTCACGGAGGTGTGGACGACCGCCTACAGCCCCGACGGGAGGCTGCTCGCCACCGCCAACGCGGACCACACCGTGCGGCTGTGGGACGCGGTCCGCCGCCGGCAGGTGGCGGCCCTGACCGGCCACGACGAGACGGTGTTCTCGGTGGCGTTCGCCCCGGACGGGCGGGTGCTGGCCTCGGCGGGCTCCGACGGGACGGTCCGGCTGTGGGACGTGCCGGGGCGACGGCTCGTCAAGGTCCTCACCGGCCACACGGGCGAGGTGTTCTCGGTGGCGTTCGCGCCCGACGGGCGGACGCTCGCGTCGAGCGGCGCCGACCGGACGGTACGGCTGTGGGACGTGCCGGGACGACGGCTCGTCAGGACCCTCACCGGCCACGCGGACTACGTCAACCGCGTCGTGTTCAGCCCGGACGGCCGGACGCTGGCGAGCGCCGGCGACGACCTGACGGTCCGGTTGTGGGACGTGGCGGAACGCCGCCCGGCGGCCACCCTCGCGGGCCACACCGGCGCGGTGTGCGGCCTGGCCTTCAGCTCCGACGGCCGTACGCTCGCCAGCAGCGGCAACGACGGCTCGGTCCGGCTGTGGGACGTCCCCGGGCAACGGCTCGACACGGTCCTGACCGGCCACACGGGCGCCGTGCGCGACGTCGCGTTCTCCCCCGGCGGGGGGCTGCTCGCCAGCAGCGGCAACGACCGCACGGTACGGCTGTGGGAGCTGCCCGGGCGACGGCACTGGGCGACCCTGACCGGCCACACCGACGCGGTGCAGGGCGTCGTCTTCGCCCCGGACGGCCGGAGCCTGGCCAGCGGCGGCACCGACGGCACCGTACGGCTGTGGGACCTGGACCCCGGGGCGCGGCTGGCCCGGATCTGCCTCCTGCGCGAGCGGACCCCCGTGGGCGGCCGGCCCCTGCCGCCCGAGGCCCGCCTGCCGTGGGGGACCCCCTGCGGACAGGTCTGAGGGGTCGTCGCCTTCGGCGGGTCCGCGGTGGCGGACGAGGGCGCGGGGACGCCGGCGAAGGCGGGGAACCGTTCGGTTCGGCCCTGCGCTCGTGGCGGCGGGGCCGGGGCCCGGCCCCGCCGTGGACGCCGGCACCGGGGGACCGGGGCAGGCCGGTCCGCCCGGCGACCGGGGGGTGGCCCGACCCGTACCCGTCCCGGTCGGCGGGATCCCGGCCCGTCAGGGTCCCGCCCCCACACCGGAAGGGTGCCGGCCGCAGGAGGAAGACCCGTGGTCAGCGGCCCGTTCGGTGCCACCCGTCGAACCGGAGCAGCACCCGTACCAGACGCCACACCCCGGCCACGGCTCCGAGCAGTGCGCCCCCCGCCACCACGCCCTTCTCCGCCGGACCGGAGAGGCCGAGGGCCAGGGCGAGAACCCACGCCGCGGCGAAGACCACCCCGGCCAGCAGGGCGGCGGTCACCAGGGCGAAGACGATCTCCACCGTCATCGCGTCCTTCTCCCACCGCGACTCACGCCCCCTGTCCACGGGGTGAGTCTCCCATCACGGCCACACCACCGCGCCCGCGCCCGGCCGCCGACTCCCGCGGGCGGCTCGACCACCGGTCGGGACGGCTTCCGGAGGGCGCCGTGGCGCCGCGGGGTTTCCCGGAGGGTTTCCCGTCGCCCGTCCCGAAGGGCGACAGGAGGGTGCTCGACGGGGCGGGCACCGGTCGGCAGGCTGCTGCCCGACCACCCACTTCCGACGGAAGGTTCCCCATGTCCCGGTGGAGCAGCCTCATCCGCGCGTTCCTCGCGTTGCCCCTCCTTCTCCTCCTGGCGTCGGCACCGGCCGCGGCCCGGGCGCCCGTCGCCGACCGCACCGGCGCGGCCGCGGCCGCCGAGGGCGGCTGCCGCCCCCTGGCGCCGGGCGCGTCGGCGGCGGCCGAACGGGCCGTCGCCGTCGCCTGCGCGCAGGTCGCCGCCGGTGTCTGGTACACCTGGGGCGGCGGCCACGGCCCGCAGCCGGGCCCGACGTACGGACAGGTCGACCCGACCGACCCGGCCAGCGAACACGACCCCGAGCGCCTCGGGTTCGACTGCTCCGGCCTGGTCCGGTACGCCTACGCCGAAGCCGCCGGCGCGGACATCCTCGACGGCGTCGCCAGCCGGCAGTTCTACACGCACCGCGCCGCCCAGCGGTTCACCGCCGCCCAGGGCCTCGCGCCGCTCCTCCCCGGCGACCTGCTGGCGTGGGGCACCTCGCAGGACCTCCACCACATCGCCATCTACCTGGGCGGCGGGAAGATGGTCGAGGCCCGGCAGTCCGGTACCCGGCTGATGGTCAGCGACGTGCGCCTGGACAGCGGCTACTTCGGCGCCCTCCGCGTCAACACCGGCGCGGTGACCGGCCACATCCACCAGACCTGGGGCAGCGGCGTCTGGACGAAGGCCGAGCCGTCCCTCCGGGCCGCGCGCGTGTACGCCTTCCCGTACTCGACGACCATCCGCGTCCAGTGCCAGAAGCACGCGGAGGAGGTCACCTCCGAGGGATACACCAACGACGCCTGGTCGTACCTGCCCGACTACCGGGCCTGGGTGACGAACATCTACATCAAGGGACCGGCCTGGCTGGACGGGGTCCCCACCTGCACGTTCTGACCGGCCGGTCCCGCCTCGCGGCCGTGCGCCCCGGCCCCGCCCCGGACGCGCGGCCGCGGGGCCGCCGCCTCTTCGCGGGGAGCCGTCCCGGCCGGGCGGCGGGTGTGCCAGGGTGGCCGCATGACGTGGAACGGTGAGGACTACCAGGCCCGGCTCGACCGCATCGCCGCGGAGGGCGGCGACATGCACGGGGAGGCCGTGCTGGTCCGCTCCTTCTCCCCCGGCACGGTCCTCGACGCGGGCTGCGGCACGGGGCGGGTGGCCATCGAACTGGCCCGCCACGGGATCCGGGTGGTGGGCGTGGACGCCGACGAGTCGATGCTCGCCACCGCCCGGCGGCTGGCGCCGGAGATCCGCTGGTACCGGCGCGACCTCGTCGGACTCGACCTCGGGGAGTCGTTCGACGTGGTGGTGATGGCGGGCAACGTCCCCCTGTTCACCCCGCCGGGCACGGAGCCGGAGCTGGTGGCCGGCGCGGGCGCCCACGTCCGGGCGGCCGGGCACCTCGTCGCCGGCTTCTCCCTGGACCGCGGCTACTCGCTGGACGACTACGACGCCCACTGCCGTGCCGCCGGGCTGGTCCTGGAGGACAGGTACGCGACCTGGTCCCGGGACCCCTACACCGGCGGCGCGTACGCCGTCTCGGTGCACCGCCGCCCCTGAACGAAGGCCAAGCCCCCGGCGGCCCCCACCACGGCGCCGCGCGGGCGGCCCCGGGCCGAGGGGGGGTGGCCGGGACCGCCCCGCGGCCCGTACGGAAGGAGTCCGTCCGGAGCGCGGCGACACGGCCCGCACGGCCCGGCCCGTCCTGTTGGACGTGTATACCAACGTGTTCTCAAGGACGCCCCGGCGGCCCGTGACCCGACGAGGGGCACGGGCCACCGTGCACTCCACGCTCCTCCCCCGCCTCCTGCGGCACCCGCCCGGCCACGGCGGCCGCGTCGTGCTCCCAGCTCCCGGCTCCCGGCTCCCGGCTCCCCACCCGCATTACGGCCTCGCCACGTCACGGGCATGGAGACAGGATCGACAGGGGCCGTGGGCCCCGGTTCCAGGGCAGGTTCACGAGTTCGGGATGAGGACGAAGCGGCGGTTCGTGAGCGATGGCGCCGACTCGTCATCACCCGGCGCCCTCTGGTCCATTCGACAGCCGTTCCCAGCCGTTCACAGCCGTTCCCTTCAGGTGCCGTCCTCCACGCGGAAGTCGTAGTAGTGCTCGCCGCCCACGAGGACCGAGGTGACATGGACGGGCAGGCCCCCGGGGGTGCGGGGTACCTCCTGGGAGGTCTGGCGGGTGAAGCCCAGCGAGACGCCCGGAATGAAGGGGTACTCGGGTTCCGTGCGGTCGACGGTCCAGCCGCGCTCTCCCGCCTTGCGGAAGAGGTCCTCGGCCGGGGTGGTGAAGACGTCGTCGCCGTCGAGGAGCACGCGTACGTCGGTCCGGCGGCCTTCGCCGGGCCACCACAGCTCGACCGCCGTGACGACCCCGCCGGAGTCCTCCAGGAAGATGCTGACCCCGATCTCCCGGCACGCCGTGAAGATCTTCTCCGGCGGCCTGCCACCCGGGGGCGCGACTTCGGGCGTCCCCCAGGGCGCGACGGCGGCCAGGGCTTCCTCGGGGGTCATCCCGAGGCGGACGGGCCCGGCAGCGCGGGGCGGGTCCAGGACGAAGTCCATCGAAGTGGTTTCCCTTCTGGGCTACGGCTATTTGAGGATGTCGTAGTCGATCGTCCAGCCGCGCTTCCCCGGCATCTTCCGGAACTTCCTGTCGTTCTGAAGGCTGTCGATCATGTCGTTGACGTGCTGGTCGTATGTGGTCCCGAAGTTCTCCCGAAGCTCGTCGACGTCCATCTTCGTCGCCTTGTCCCGGCGGCCGACGGGGACGACGAAAAGGCGCAGGAAAACCATGAACTGCGTCGTACGGTCGCCATCCTGGAGGAGGCCGTCCGCGCCCTCCTGGACGGTCGACTGCCTCTGCCGGGTGCGTCGGCGGACTGAACGGGCCGCCGCCCGGTGTCCGGCCCCCCGCCCTGCGACCCCGGTGCCCGGCCCCGGCCGGCACACCTGCCGCTTCCCCTCTGGTTCGAGGTGGACCGCTCCACCATCATCCGCGCCACCAGCGAGGTACGGCCTCTGCTTGCCGGGTGAGGACGCGCGGTGAGCTCCGGCCTTCGACTGCGGACCCTGGCAGAGGCCGTCGACCACCTCGGCGCCGATGGGAAGACCGGGGTCATCGGCGGCACCGGGATCCGGGCCCGCCGGCCGGGCACCGGACGCAAGGGCCGAGACACGCTCGTCTCCGGCAAGAACGAGCAGAACGCGGTCAAGACCCTGATCGTCGCGGACAGCGACGACCAGGTGCTGTTCCGCAGCCCGGCCGAGCCCGGCAGCTGCGCGGACGCCACCCGCGCCCGCCGACCGGGGCCGGTCAGGCTCCTGGCCGACGGACCCGCGCTGGAGATCCTCGCCGATGCCGACCGCCAGGGCCTGGGCGCCCAGACCGGCGGCTGGGTGGTGACACCTCCGCACCGCACGTTCAAAACCCCCCGCCTGGTACGAGGAGACATACGAGCGGCAGCGCAAGGCGCACTCCCCACGGCGGATCCGGGTCGAGCACGGTATCGCCCACTCGAAGAGCCGGCGGGCCCTGGCCCACCGTCTCGGCCGCCGCGGGCACATGAGTCACACCGTCCAGGCCGTCACCCGTCCGCTGCCCCACCAGCAGACCGCGGACCTGGCATCGGCACGACCGGTGCGAACGCCAAGCCCCATCGCGGTTCCCGACGCCTCCCTGTCTACCGTGCACAAGCTCGTCAATCTCGCGCGGCTGAGGTGGAGCCATCCGGCGGGTGAGGGCGGCGGTGTCAGGTTCGGTTCGCTTGCTCCCAGGCATCGCGAATTTCGCGCGGGATCCGTCCGCGCATGGGTACGTCGTAACCGTTGTCCCGGGCCCACGCGCGGATCGCCCCGGCGTCGACGGGTTCCTGCGAGACGATCGGTTCGGGCTTCCACAGGACCGGGCGCGCGGGGTGGAA
It includes:
- a CDS encoding helix-turn-helix domain-containing protein, with translation MSDSQPGIAADRRNRTDRTDRTDQMGRTDQMGRTDRTDRTDRTGHADRKGRADRTGHTDRVNFGGRESPGSGSFAGELRRLRREAGLSLTDLARRTHYSKGYLSKIETGAKRPTADVARLCDEVLRAEGRLLGLLARPAPPGGKADTPADPPGGQPEAACPYRGLLPFTPQDAKWFFGRERATAALVERVLERIGSGPLVLVAPSGAGKSSLLNAGLVPALARGDLPVAGAGRWPVVTLTPTSRPLDELLERTAKVLGGGLGVTVEEVRDDPLALLAAVAARSDATAPAGGGPLPPSRPVLVVDQFEELFTDCSDEEERRAFVRVLAALAGPAPAPDAPEPAVVVLGVRADSTGDCLRLPELAGAFTDGLFVLPPMSVAELRESVTRPAELAGITLEPGLVPLVLRDAGLGGVPTETPLAAPRHTGEGSEGVPDFALPLVSHALLATWQRRRGSALTVDGYERAGGIRGAVTRTAETVFTGLDPAGRRTVRRVLTRLVHVADGAGATRRRMSRTALLEQFADTDGAAAVLDAFVRARLVTVDSDTVQITHEALLHAWPRLRDWLRADRAELLAHQQLSHAAAEWEREGRDPSALYRGARLDGVRAWLDDPDGRRRLSPCEEAFLRAGLEEERRLRALERRHARLRQSLCATLGLLLAFAVTAGALTYQQRGAALHQERLARSRALAVQSAYLAGGRPEASMVLAEEAYRLEATAEARGALLSTQSQPFSARLEGHTGPVNAVAFAPDGVSLATASSDGTVALRRTDDHRTTATFAVPGRVRSVAFAPDGRMLAATSTDGPVHVWPASGRGTRTVLPDATRGARAVAFDPRGRGLAVAAADGTVQVWDPARPHRPVAFFTGHAGNVNALAYSPDGRTLVSAGADRTVRLWDTGRARPPVVLKGHTDEVLSAAVSPDGRQIASGSIDRTVRLWDLPGRRLLTTLTGSSDDINAVAYLPGGSTVVSGSGDGTTRLWDVRRGAPLTTLTGHTDYVLGVAVNATGTVLATAGFDQSVVLWDLGGPVLSARPFTEVWTTAYSPDGRLLATANADHTVRLWDAVRRRQVAALTGHDETVFSVAFAPDGRVLASAGSDGTVRLWDVPGRRLVKVLTGHTGEVFSVAFAPDGRTLASSGADRTVRLWDVPGRRLVRTLTGHADYVNRVVFSPDGRTLASAGDDLTVRLWDVAERRPAATLAGHTGAVCGLAFSSDGRTLASSGNDGSVRLWDVPGQRLDTVLTGHTGAVRDVAFSPGGGLLASSGNDRTVRLWELPGRRHWATLTGHTDAVQGVVFAPDGRSLASGGTDGTVRLWDLDPGARLARICLLRERTPVGGRPLPPEARLPWGTPCGQV
- a CDS encoding DUF6332 family protein, with translation MDRGRESRWEKDAMTVEIVFALVTAALLAGVVFAAAWVLALALGLSGPAEKGVVAGGALLGAVAGVWRLVRVLLRFDGWHRTGR
- a CDS encoding C40 family peptidase, producing MSRWSSLIRAFLALPLLLLLASAPAAARAPVADRTGAAAAAEGGCRPLAPGASAAAERAVAVACAQVAAGVWYTWGGGHGPQPGPTYGQVDPTDPASEHDPERLGFDCSGLVRYAYAEAAGADILDGVASRQFYTHRAAQRFTAAQGLAPLLPGDLLAWGTSQDLHHIAIYLGGGKMVEARQSGTRLMVSDVRLDSGYFGALRVNTGAVTGHIHQTWGSGVWTKAEPSLRAARVYAFPYSTTIRVQCQKHAEEVTSEGYTNDAWSYLPDYRAWVTNIYIKGPAWLDGVPTCTF
- a CDS encoding class I SAM-dependent DNA methyltransferase, which produces MTWNGEDYQARLDRIAAEGGDMHGEAVLVRSFSPGTVLDAGCGTGRVAIELARHGIRVVGVDADESMLATARRLAPEIRWYRRDLVGLDLGESFDVVVMAGNVPLFTPPGTEPELVAGAGAHVRAAGHLVAGFSLDRGYSLDDYDAHCRAAGLVLEDRYATWSRDPYTGGAYAVSVHRRP